In Janthinobacterium sp. 67, a genomic segment contains:
- the lysS gene encoding lysine--tRNA ligase: MTTDIQEQAAAPDENKIIAERRVKLAALREQGVAFPNDFRPEHKAADLHAQYGGKTREELEENPVHVVLAGRMMLKREAGKKAAFATLQDASGPKADGRIQIYATLDLTGEAAMAALHHYDLGDILGVQGTLFKTKTDELTIKVTQLRLITKSLRPLPDKFHGLADQETKYRQRYVDLIMNEETRRTFKARTAAISSIRRFMEKNEFMEVETPMLHTIPGGAAAKPFITHHNALDMQMFLRIAPELYLKRLVVGGFDRVFEINRNFRNEGVSIRHNPEFTMMEFYAAYTDYKWLMDFTEAVIRQAAIDAHGTATLTYGGRELDLAKPFHRLTIVEAINKYAPGYTPEQLNDADFIKEELKKFGVKPFATAGLGALQLALFEETAEAQLWEPTYIIDYPVEVSPLARASDTVAGITERFELFMVGREIANGFSELNDAEDQSARFLAQVAAKDAGDEEAMFYDADYIRALEYGMPPAGGCGIGIDRLMMIITDSPNIRDVLLFPHLRREE; the protein is encoded by the coding sequence ATGACTACGGATATCCAAGAACAAGCCGCCGCACCCGATGAAAACAAGATCATCGCCGAGCGCCGCGTCAAGCTGGCAGCACTGCGCGAACAAGGCGTCGCCTTCCCAAACGACTTCCGCCCCGAGCACAAGGCGGCCGACCTGCACGCGCAATACGGCGGCAAGACGCGTGAAGAACTGGAAGAAAACCCCGTACACGTGGTGCTGGCCGGCCGCATGATGCTCAAGCGCGAAGCGGGCAAGAAAGCCGCTTTCGCCACCCTGCAGGACGCTTCCGGCCCGAAGGCCGACGGCCGCATCCAGATCTACGCCACCCTGGACCTCACCGGCGAAGCGGCCATGGCCGCCCTGCACCACTATGACCTGGGCGATATCCTGGGCGTGCAAGGCACCCTGTTCAAGACCAAGACGGACGAACTGACCATCAAGGTCACGCAACTGCGTCTGATCACCAAGTCGCTGCGCCCGTTGCCGGACAAATTCCACGGCCTGGCCGACCAGGAAACGAAGTACCGCCAGCGCTACGTCGACCTGATCATGAACGAAGAGACGCGCCGCACCTTCAAGGCCCGCACCGCCGCCATCTCGTCGATCCGCCGCTTCATGGAAAAGAACGAGTTCATGGAAGTGGAAACACCGATGCTGCACACGATCCCTGGCGGCGCGGCGGCAAAACCGTTCATCACGCACCACAATGCGCTGGACATGCAGATGTTCCTGCGTATCGCGCCCGAGCTATACCTGAAGCGCTTGGTGGTAGGCGGCTTCGATCGCGTGTTCGAGATCAACCGCAACTTCCGCAACGAAGGCGTGTCGATCCGTCACAACCCGGAATTCACGATGATGGAATTCTACGCGGCCTACACCGACTACAAATGGCTGATGGACTTCACGGAAGCCGTCATCCGCCAGGCCGCCATCGACGCGCACGGCACCGCCACCCTGACCTACGGCGGCCGCGAACTGGACCTGGCAAAACCGTTCCACCGCCTGACCATCGTCGAAGCGATCAACAAGTACGCGCCTGGCTACACGCCGGAGCAGCTGAACGATGCGGACTTCATCAAGGAAGAGCTGAAGAAATTCGGCGTCAAGCCGTTCGCCACGGCCGGCCTGGGCGCGCTGCAACTGGCGCTGTTCGAAGAAACGGCTGAAGCGCAGCTGTGGGAACCGACCTACATCATCGACTACCCGGTCGAAGTGTCGCCACTGGCGCGCGCTTCCGACACGGTGGCCGGCATCACCGAACGCTTCGAGCTGTTCATGGTGGGCCGCGAAATCGCCAACGGTTTCTCCGAGTTGAACGATGCGGAAGACCAGTCGGCCCGCTTCCTGGCGCAAGTGGCCGCCAAGGACGCCGGCGATGAAGAGGCGATGTTCTACGACGCCGACTACATCCGTGCGCTGGAATACGGCATGCCGCCAGCCGGCGGCTGCGGCATCGGCATCGACCGCCTGATGATGATCATCACGGATTCGCCGAACATCCGCGACGTCCTGCTGTTCCCTCACCTGCGCCGCGAAGAATAA
- a CDS encoding Gfo/Idh/MocA family protein — protein MKKIGWILVGASTVAREWMVDAIGQQGDAEVLAVVSRDAARGAAFAGQFGISASYTDLDAALAHPGADAVYISTTNELHMVQTLQAARAGKHVLCEKPLALNLDDARRMVDGCAEAGVVLGINHHLRNAASHGKVRELIRAGEIGQPLYGRVLHANNLPQHLRGWRLDAPESGGVTLDMFVHDVDTLRFLLDSEPRHVTACATSGGMTVAGLEEGLMAVIEFDNGALVQVHDAFNAPYSLSGVEIIGTKGTIFATGVMTQRPVGTISLTRDGGKVDIPVEHENLYVRSVRAFQRAMRGEGQPAATGDDGMRALATALAAQQASRSHQRVTLAG, from the coding sequence ATGAAGAAAATCGGATGGATACTGGTCGGTGCCAGCACCGTGGCGCGCGAATGGATGGTCGATGCGATCGGCCAGCAGGGCGACGCCGAAGTGCTGGCCGTGGTCAGCCGCGATGCCGCACGCGGCGCCGCCTTTGCCGGGCAGTTCGGCATCTCCGCCAGCTACACGGACCTTGATGCGGCGCTCGCGCATCCGGGCGCGGACGCCGTATATATCAGCACCACCAACGAGCTGCACATGGTGCAGACCTTGCAGGCGGCGCGCGCCGGCAAGCACGTGCTGTGCGAGAAGCCGCTGGCGCTGAACCTTGACGACGCCCGCCGCATGGTCGATGGCTGTGCCGAAGCGGGCGTGGTGCTGGGGATTAACCACCACCTGCGCAACGCGGCCAGCCACGGCAAGGTGCGCGAACTGATACGCGCCGGCGAGATCGGCCAGCCCCTGTATGGCCGCGTGCTGCACGCGAACAACCTGCCGCAGCACCTGCGCGGCTGGCGCCTCGATGCGCCCGAATCGGGCGGCGTCACGCTCGACATGTTCGTGCACGACGTCGACACCCTGCGCTTCCTGCTCGATTCGGAGCCGCGCCACGTCACGGCCTGCGCCACCAGCGGCGGCATGACGGTGGCCGGGCTGGAAGAGGGGCTGATGGCCGTCATCGAGTTCGACAACGGCGCCCTGGTGCAGGTGCACGATGCGTTCAACGCGCCATATTCGCTGTCCGGCGTGGAAATCATCGGCACCAAGGGCACCATCTTCGCCACCGGCGTGATGACGCAGCGCCCCGTCGGCACCATCAGCCTGACGCGCGACGGCGGCAAGGTCGACATCCCCGTCGAGCATGAAAACCTGTACGTGCGCTCGGTGCGCGCCTTCCAGCGCGCCATGCGCGGCGAAGGGCAGCCGGCCGCCACCGGTGACGACGGCATGCGCGCGCTGGCCACGGCGCTGGCGGCCCAGCAGGCCAGCCGCAGCCACCAGCGCGTGACCCTGGCCGGCTGA
- a CDS encoding HAD family hydrolase, translated as MNAAAPAQRAFLFDMDGTIVDNMAFHTTSWLAFFERHGHALDADAFFRDTAGRHGREIIAKYLGEDADHVTLLAEKEIVYRELYGPHLATVAGFDALTASARHNNVALVVGSAAPTENIDFTLDGLDLRQRFDAIVGASDVERGKPHPDVFLKGAQLAGALPHNCIVFEDAPLGVEAARRAGMRAVVLTTTLPAEAFAAFDNVIAIVPDFSALDVDALFASVAPALAPHHQ; from the coding sequence ATGAATGCAGCCGCCCCAGCGCAGCGCGCCTTCCTGTTCGACATGGATGGCACGATCGTCGACAACATGGCCTTCCACACGACATCGTGGCTGGCGTTCTTTGAACGCCACGGCCATGCGCTGGATGCGGACGCCTTTTTCCGCGACACGGCGGGACGCCATGGCCGCGAAATCATCGCCAAGTACCTGGGCGAGGACGCCGACCACGTCACCCTGCTCGCTGAAAAGGAAATCGTCTACCGCGAACTGTATGGCCCGCACCTGGCCACGGTCGCCGGCTTCGACGCCCTGACGGCCAGCGCGCGCCACAACAATGTCGCGCTGGTGGTCGGTTCGGCGGCGCCGACGGAAAACATCGATTTCACGCTCGACGGCCTGGACCTGCGCCAGCGTTTCGACGCCATCGTCGGCGCCTCTGACGTGGAACGGGGCAAGCCGCACCCGGACGTTTTCCTGAAGGGTGCGCAGCTGGCCGGCGCGCTGCCGCACAACTGCATCGTCTTTGAAGACGCGCCCCTGGGCGTGGAAGCGGCGCGCCGCGCCGGCATGCGCGCCGTGGTGCTCACCACCACCCTGCCGGCCGAAGCATTTGCCGCCTTCGACAACGTCATTGCCATCGTGCCGGATTTCTCCGCGCTCGACGTCGACGCACTGTTTGCCAGCGTGGCGCCTGCGCTGGCGCCACATCATCAATAA
- a CDS encoding 2-hydroxyacid dehydrogenase, producing MKKHVVVYKKLAEPLLARLRAECEVTYFEAIDAGNRAAFAAAIRGAHGLLGASVRLDRELLDPALDLRIISTISVGVDQFDVDYLRERGILLANTPDVLTETTADTIFALILASARRVVELAEFVKAGRWTRSVGESQYGVNVHGKTIGMLGMGRIGRAVARRAALGFGMQVLYVNGEAVPEVEAALGARQVALDELLAGSDFVCVVLPLTAQTERMMGRREFALMRPGAIFINGSRGRIVDEAALIEALRQGVIHGAGLDVFEREPLAPDNPLPHMANVVALPHIGSATHETRYAMAQQAVDNLLAGLRGERPRHLVG from the coding sequence GTGAAAAAACATGTCGTTGTCTATAAAAAGCTGGCCGAGCCGCTGTTGGCGCGCCTGCGCGCCGAATGCGAGGTGACGTACTTCGAAGCGATCGACGCGGGCAACCGCGCCGCGTTCGCCGCCGCCATCCGCGGCGCGCACGGTCTGCTGGGCGCCAGCGTGCGCCTGGACCGCGAATTGCTGGACCCGGCCCTGGACCTGCGCATCATCTCCACCATTTCCGTGGGCGTCGACCAGTTCGACGTCGACTACCTGCGCGAACGGGGCATCTTGCTGGCCAATACGCCGGACGTGCTGACGGAAACGACGGCCGACACCATCTTCGCGCTGATCCTCGCCAGCGCGCGGAGAGTCGTCGAACTGGCCGAATTCGTCAAGGCCGGACGCTGGACGCGCAGCGTGGGCGAGAGCCAGTACGGCGTCAATGTGCACGGCAAGACCATCGGCATGCTGGGCATGGGCCGCATCGGCCGCGCCGTCGCCCGCCGCGCCGCGCTGGGCTTCGGCATGCAGGTGCTGTACGTGAACGGCGAAGCGGTGCCCGAGGTGGAAGCGGCGCTGGGCGCGCGCCAGGTGGCGCTCGACGAGCTGCTGGCGGGCTCCGATTTCGTCTGCGTGGTGCTGCCGCTGACGGCGCAGACGGAACGCATGATGGGCCGGCGCGAATTCGCGCTGATGCGCCCCGGCGCCATCTTCATCAACGGTTCGCGCGGGCGCATCGTCGACGAGGCGGCGCTGATCGAGGCGCTGCGGCAGGGCGTCATCCACGGCGCCGGCCTGGACGTGTTCGAGCGCGAACCGCTGGCGCCGGACAATCCGCTGCCGCACATGGCCAACGTGGTGGCGCTGCCGCACATCGGCTCGGCCACGCACGAAACGCGCTACGCCATGGCGCAGCAGGCCGTGGACAACCTGCTGGCCGGCCTGCGCGGCGAGCGTCCGCGCCACCTGGTCGGCTAA
- the prfB gene encoding peptide chain release factor 2 (programmed frameshift), which translates to MEAERINIISALLNDLTVREAELRRYLDFTVKSEKLEQVNEELEDPTVWNDPKRAQDLGKEKKALEAIVFTLAKADADLRDTRDLFDMAREEGDDDTLEAIEQDVQEIRKVIESMEFRRMFNNPMDPNNCFIDIQAGAGGTEAQDWASMLLRQYLRYCERKGFKVEILEQSDGEVAGIKTATLKVEGDHAYGFLRTETGVHRLVRKSPFDSANGRHTSFTSLFVYPEVDDSIEIDVNPADIRVDTYRASGAGGQHINKTDSAVRMTHAPTGIVVQCQNDRSQHRNRAEAMEMLKAKLYEHELRKRMSEQQKLEDSKTDVGWGHQIRSYVLDQSRIKDLRTGFETGNTKGVLDGDIDDFISASLKQGV; encoded by the exons ATGGAAGCCGAACGCATCAATATCATCTCCGCCCTGCTCAACGACCTGACGGTCCGCGAAGCCGAACTTCGGAGGTATCTT GACTTCACTGTCAAGTCGGAGAAACTAGAGCAAGTCAACGAAGAACTGGAAGATCCTACCGTCTGGAACGATCCCAAGCGCGCCCAGGACCTCGGTAAAGAGAAGAAGGCGCTGGAAGCCATCGTCTTCACCCTGGCCAAGGCCGATGCCGACCTGCGCGACACCCGCGACCTGTTCGACATGGCCCGCGAAGAAGGCGACGACGACACGCTCGAAGCGATCGAGCAGGACGTGCAGGAAATCCGCAAGGTCATCGAAAGCATGGAATTCCGCCGGATGTTCAACAATCCGATGGACCCGAACAACTGCTTCATCGACATCCAGGCCGGCGCCGGCGGTACGGAAGCCCAGGACTGGGCGTCGATGCTGCTGCGCCAGTACCTGCGCTATTGCGAACGCAAGGGCTTCAAGGTCGAGATCCTCGAGCAGTCCGACGGCGAGGTCGCCGGCATCAAGACGGCCACCCTGAAGGTCGAGGGCGATCACGCCTACGGCTTCCTGCGCACGGAAACGGGCGTGCACCGCCTCGTGCGCAAGTCGCCATTCGACTCGGCCAACGGCCGCCATACCTCGTTTACGTCGCTGTTCGTGTATCCGGAAGTCGACGATTCGATCGAGATCGACGTCAACCCGGCCGATATCCGCGTCGATACCTACCGCGCGTCGGGCGCCGGTGGTCAGCACATCAATAAAACCGACTCCGCCGTCCGCATGACCCACGCGCCGACCGGCATCGTGGTGCAGTGCCAGAACGACCGTTCGCAGCACCGCAACCGCGCCGAAGCGATGGAAATGCTGAAAGCGAAGCTGTACGAGCATGAACTGCGCAAGCGCATGAGCGAGCAGCAAAAGCTGGAAGACTCGAAGACGGACGTGGGCTGGGGTCACCAGATCCGCTCCTACGTGCTGGACCAGTCCCGCATCAAGGACTTGCGCACCGGTTTCGAGACGGGCAATACCAAGGGCGTGCTCGATGGCGACATCGACGACTTCATCTCCGCCTCGCTCAAGCAAGGCGTATAA
- a CDS encoding porin: MIIGAGACGGLCSAQSNVAMYGIADLGVVSENGGPGGRVLKLTSGIANGSRLGFKGSEDLGGGTTAIFTMDAGILADTGASAQGGLLFGRQAFVGLAGAAGTLRLGRQYTFIDSSLGALDPFYLGFAGRMSNVFTAGYISRVDNSITYSSPVRGGLSGELAYGFGEVPGDASARRYMGAAATYASGPLYVRMAHQDANTLSSALATGRARNTVLGATWDFGVVKAHGAVAVSKSTAGAATTVDSADLMLGATVPVGPHRVLFSYVRRDDRRAANGDATQIGIGYTYALSKRSTLYAAYAHIDNRNGAAYLVGNATDNGTGNQAWNLGLRHTF, encoded by the coding sequence ATGATCATCGGCGCAGGCGCTTGCGGCGGCCTGTGTAGCGCGCAGTCGAACGTGGCCATGTACGGCATCGCGGACCTGGGCGTGGTGTCCGAGAACGGCGGCCCCGGCGGCAGGGTGCTCAAGCTGACGAGCGGCATCGCCAACGGTTCGCGGCTCGGTTTCAAGGGCAGTGAAGACCTGGGCGGCGGCACGACGGCGATATTCACAATGGACGCGGGCATCCTGGCCGACACGGGCGCTTCGGCCCAGGGCGGCCTGCTGTTCGGACGCCAGGCCTTCGTCGGCCTCGCCGGCGCGGCGGGCACGCTGCGCCTGGGCCGCCAGTACACCTTCATCGACAGCAGCCTGGGGGCGCTGGACCCGTTTTACCTGGGTTTTGCGGGCAGGATGAGCAACGTTTTCACGGCCGGCTACATCAGCCGGGTCGACAACAGCATCACCTACAGCTCGCCCGTGCGTGGCGGCCTTTCCGGCGAACTGGCGTACGGCTTTGGCGAAGTGCCGGGCGACGCGTCGGCCAGACGCTACATGGGCGCGGCGGCCACCTATGCCAGCGGGCCGCTGTACGTGCGCATGGCGCACCAGGACGCCAATACGCTATCAAGCGCGCTGGCGACGGGCAGGGCGAGGAACACGGTACTGGGCGCCACCTGGGACTTCGGCGTCGTCAAGGCGCATGGCGCCGTTGCCGTCAGCAAGAGCACGGCGGGCGCCGCCACGACGGTCGACAGCGCGGACCTGATGCTGGGCGCCACCGTGCCTGTCGGGCCGCACCGTGTCCTGTTCTCGTACGTGCGGCGCGACGACCGGCGCGCCGCCAACGGCGACGCTACGCAGATCGGCATCGGCTACACCTACGCGCTGTCGAAGCGCAGCACCTTGTACGCGGCCTACGCGCACATCGACAACCGCAATGGCGCCGCTTATTTGGTGGGCAACGCCACCGACAACGGCACCGGCAACCAGGCCTGGAACCTTGGCCTGCGCCACACTTTTTAA
- a CDS encoding sugar kinase, with amino-acid sequence MMKLDVVTYGEAMAMFVAEQTGDLAAVAHFTRRLAGAETNVAIGLARLGLKVGWLSRVGDDSFGRFIRASVQAEGVDCSRVVAVAGQSSGFLLKEKAENGADPLVEYFRKGSAASRLAPEHFDPAYFLSARHLHATGVAAALSGSSLAFAGQALDFMRANGRTVSFDPNLRPSLWPSQAVMVEQINRLAAKADWVLPGLGEGKILTGHDLPHDVAGFYLQQGARLVVIKLGAEGAYYRTADGDSGMVAGERVAKVVDTVGAGDGFAAGLVSALLEGLPLAQAVGRGNRVGAFAIQVAGDMEGLPTRAQLDALDPS; translated from the coding sequence ATGATGAAGCTCGACGTTGTTACCTATGGCGAGGCGATGGCGATGTTCGTTGCCGAGCAAACGGGCGACCTGGCCGCCGTGGCGCACTTTACGCGCCGCCTGGCCGGCGCCGAGACGAATGTCGCCATCGGCCTGGCGCGCCTGGGTTTGAAAGTCGGCTGGCTGAGCCGCGTGGGCGACGACTCGTTCGGCCGCTTCATCCGCGCCAGCGTGCAGGCCGAGGGCGTCGATTGCAGCCGGGTCGTCGCCGTCGCCGGCCAGTCCAGCGGCTTCCTGCTCAAGGAAAAGGCCGAGAACGGTGCCGACCCGCTGGTCGAATACTTCCGCAAGGGTTCCGCCGCCAGCCGGCTGGCGCCCGAGCACTTCGACCCCGCCTATTTCCTGTCCGCGCGCCATTTGCACGCCACGGGCGTGGCCGCGGCGCTGTCCGGGAGCAGCCTGGCGTTCGCCGGCCAGGCGCTCGATTTCATGCGTGCCAACGGCCGCACCGTGTCGTTCGATCCGAACCTGCGGCCCTCGCTGTGGCCGTCACAGGCCGTCATGGTCGAGCAGATCAACCGCCTGGCCGCCAAGGCCGACTGGGTGCTGCCCGGCCTGGGGGAAGGAAAAATCCTCACCGGCCACGACCTGCCGCACGACGTCGCCGGCTTTTATCTGCAGCAGGGCGCGCGCCTGGTGGTCATCAAGCTGGGCGCCGAGGGCGCCTATTACCGCACGGCCGATGGCGACAGCGGCATGGTGGCGGGCGAGCGCGTGGCCAAGGTGGTCGACACGGTGGGCGCCGGCGACGGCTTCGCGGCCGGCCTGGTCAGCGCCTTGCTGGAAGGCTTGCCGCTGGCGCAGGCGGTAGGGCGCGGCAACCGGGTCGGCGCCTTCGCCATCCAGGTGGCCGGAGACATGGAAGGCTTGCCCACCCGCGCCCAGCTCGACGCGCTGGACCCATCTTGA